In one Bombyx mori chromosome 22, ASM3026992v2 genomic region, the following are encoded:
- the LOC101735812 gene encoding serine/arginine repetitive matrix protein 1 isoform X3 — MMLSLNMSPTSLKKSAPSKSSPQGAASSPTLPASYALSEALSISAFPCPKKMQINLTGFLNGKNARLFMGELWELLLSAQASENGIPESFTQQKKEEIKKRMEEQQNKDKDKERRRSRSRSRSRRRSRDRRRSRTRSRDRSSDRKHRNGGSPRRSRRRSSPIRDKVSPAKTEPETKAPSVAENGKSPEKNEEEVKEEPVQNNSPTVNEPVNDENKEPTITQNVEEKSEVEGQKSRSVSPAKSTDEKEKTNDEKPADKSRRSSSERRSSSASSRGSVKKRSSHKKRQYRSNRDSSTSVSPRRSSRRERSKSRRRSSRRRSLDRRERERERERERERERERERRRRERERRERSRERRRSLERRRRSRSRSRRRSRDRSRDRRRSRSRRRSRSRRRSGRRSRDRRSRDRRSKDRRSRDKSRERKSRDRSRRSRDRKSRDRRSSDIIKERLEKSVSIPRKENNDKLPKKPEHLPIPREQSKERIISSTSRESSVAVEKPPPEPFNDGKTQSDHTDDEEKEDIVNIPNLREYSKSLSRTPSPFLRRHEIDKNKKSDEVSGKEQNEDEIKTKESKRAKRKAHQSDSESASSEELSKSKSKSKIKRKEKGTSKRNKKLKKESSSSDSDSEESSSSESEEDRKKKSKKNAKKKLAKKSRKKRARSSSSDSSSEEEVKHKASKTKQKNVVDESDVDKKSKKRAKDASSERSRSEKVENKLKSKKVDSEDSQDDSSDTDAKSKKKNPKRDTSSSEKDPKRGKKTDSIKEKALSPEVAKLKKVEDKPAKVKVDDAKPKSRDENEKKPKKREKEESSSESDQVSKKKARKKVTDSESDSDSDEPKKSKKNKKHKKHSKKHKKHKKHKKSSKKKEDSSDSDEAEEEEEEGKVNNEDLEKKLRERALKSMKKQTSVSGSD; from the exons ATGATGTTGTCATTGAATATGTCACCAACCAGCTTGAAGAAAAG CGCGCCGTCGAAGTCATCCCCGCAAGGTGCTGCCAGCTCCCCGACGCTGCCTGCTAGCTACGCTCTTTCGGAGGCCCTTAGCATATCTGCG TTCCCATGCCCAAAGAAAATGCAGATCAACTTGACTGGATTCCTAAATGGAAAGAACGCACGCCTTTTCATGGGAGAGTTATGGGAGCTGTTGCTGAGCGCGCAGGCCAGTGAAAACGGTATACCCGAATCATTTACTCagcagaagaaagaagaaataaagaaGAGAATG GAGGAGCAGCAGAACAAGGACAAAGACAAGGAGCGACGGAGATCGAGGTCCCGGTCGCGTTCCCGGCGCCGCTCTCGCGACCGACGGCGCTCGCGAACTCGTTCTCGTGATCGTTCCAGTGACAGAAA GCATCGTAACGGCGGAAGTCCGCGTCGATCGAGACGGCGCAGCAGCCCGATCAGAGACAAGGTCAGCCCTGCGAAAACTGAACCGGAAACCAAAG ctCCAAGTGTAGCAGAGAACGGTAAGTCACCAGAAAAGAATGAAGAAGAGGTTAAAGAAGAACCAGTTCAGAATAATTCTCCAACTGTCAATGAACCTGTCAATGATGAAAACAAGGAACCAACCATAACACAGAACGTTGAAGAGAAATCTGAAGTTGAAGGTCAGAAATCTAGATCTGTGTCACCTGCTAA gtCAACGGACGAGAAAGAGAAAACCAATGATGAGAAACCTGCTGATAAGTCGCGCCGATCATCTAGCGAAAGACGCTCGTCTTCAGCTTCATCCC GTGGCAGTGTGAAGAAGAGATCGTCACATAAAAAACGACAATACCGTTCGAATCGTGATTCTTCTACAAGTGTTAGCCCTAGGCGCAGCTCCCGAAGAGAAAG gaGTAAATCTCGCCGTAGGAGCAGCCGACGTAGGTCGTTAGATCGTCGTGAGAGGGAAAGAGAAcgggagagagaaagagaacgCGAACGTGAAAGAGAGCGACGACGCCGTGAACGAGAACGGCGTGAGag GTCGAGAGAACGTCGACGATCGCTTGAAAGACGCAGACGGTCGCGTTCACGCTCTCGACGACGTTCAAGAGACAG GTCTCGAGACCGTCGCCGCTCCCGTTCACGTCGCAGGTCGCGGTCGAGGCGTCGCTCAGGACGCAGGTCACGCGACCGACGCTCACGTGATCGCCGCTCCAAAGACCGCCGCTCACGAGATAAGTCCAG AGAGCGGAAATCGCGCGATCGCTCCAGGAGATCCAGGGACAGGAAATCTCGCGATAGAAGGTCTAGCGATATTATCAAGGAGCGTTTAGAGAAATCTGTCTCGATTCCGAGAAAAG aaaataatgaCAAATTACCCAAAAAGCCTGAGCACCTGCCTATTCCGCGTGAGCAATCTAAAGAGCGCATTATATCTAGCACAAGCCGAGAATCATCAGTAGCTGTTGAAAAACCCCCACCAGAACCTTTTAATGACGGAAAAACCCAGTCAGACCACACTGACGACGAAGAGAAAGAAGATATTGTAAATATTCCAAACCTGCGTGAATACTCAAAAAGTCTTTCACGCACTCCATCACCGTTCTTGCGAAGACATGAAATTGACAAAAATAAGAAATCTGATGAAGTTTCGGGAAAAGAGCAGAATGAGGACGAAATAAAAACCAAGGAATCCAAAAGAGCTAAACGTAAAGCCCATCAATCAGATTCTGAAAGTGCGAGTAGCGAGGAGCTATCGAAATCCAAAAGTAAGTCCAAAATCAAGCGTAAGGAGAAGGGTACATCTAAGAGAAATAAGAAACTCAAAAAAGAGAGCTCTTCTAGCGATAGCGATTCTGAGGAATCTTCTTCTAGTGAATCTGAAGAAGATAGGAAGAAGAAAAGCAAAAAGAATGCTAAAAAGAAGTTGGCCAAGAAATCAAGAAAGAAAAGAGCTCGCTCGTCGAGCTCCGACTCCAGTTCGGAAGAAGAAGTTAAACACAAGGCTTcaaagacaaaacaaaaaaatgtcgtCGACGAATCTGATGTTGATAAGAAGTCTAAAAAACGCGCCAAGGATGCGAGTAGCGAAAGGTCAAGGTCTGAGAAAGTTGAAAACAAGCTCAAGTCCAAAAAAGTCGATTCTGAGGATTCCCAAGATGATAGTTCGGATACTGATGCAAAATCTAAGAAGAAAAACCCTAAACGTGATACTTCTAGTTCAGAAAAAGACCCAAAACGCGGTAAAAAAACTGACTCTATTAAGGAAAAAGCCTTATCACCAGAAGTTGCTAAATTAAAGAAAGTAGAGGATAAACCAGCAAAAGTGAAAGTAGACGATGCTAAACCTAAATCTCGTGACGAAAACGAGAAAAAACCTAAAAAGAGGGAAAAGGAAGAGTCCTCTTCTGAAAGTGACCAGGTGTCAAAGAAGAAAGCAAGGAAGAAGGTAACAGACTCAGAGTCAGATTCAGACAGTGATGAACCTAAGAAATCCAAGAAAAATAAGAAACATAAGAAGCATTCTAAAAAGCATAAGAAACACAAGAAGCATAAGAAATCATCAAAGAAAAAAGAGGATTCTTCTGATAGCGATGAAGCCGAGGAAGAAGAGGAAGAAGGAAAAGTTAATAACGAAGATTTGGAAAAGAAACTGAGAGAGAGAGCATTGAAGTCGATGAAGAAACAAACTAGTGTTTCTGGATCCGATTAG
- the LOC101735812 gene encoding serine/arginine repetitive matrix protein 1 isoform X1: MMMYTGTSTEQDTRFSDKEKKLMKQMKFGDCLTQQVDMSKVKLDVLKPWITQKITEILNMEDDVVIEYVTNQLEEKFPCPKKMQINLTGFLNGKNARLFMGELWELLLSAQASENGIPESFTQQKKEEIKKRMEEQQNKDKDKERRRSRSRSRSRRRSRDRRRSRTRSRDRSSDRKHRNGGSPRRSRRRSSPIRDKVSPAKTEPETKAPSVAENGKSPEKNEEEVKEEPVQNNSPTVNEPVNDENKEPTITQNVEEKSEVEGQKSRSVSPAKSTDEKEKTNDEKPADKSRRSSSERRSSSASSRGSVKKRSSHKKRQYRSNRDSSTSVSPRRSSRRERSKSRRRSSRRRSLDRRERERERERERERERERERRRRERERRERSRERRRSLERRRRSRSRSRRRSRDRSRDRRRSRSRRRSRSRRRSGRRSRDRRSRDRRSKDRRSRDKSRERKSRDRSRRSRDRKSRDRRSSDIIKERLEKSVSIPRKENNDKLPKKPEHLPIPREQSKERIISSTSRESSVAVEKPPPEPFNDGKTQSDHTDDEEKEDIVNIPNLREYSKSLSRTPSPFLRRHEIDKNKKSDEVSGKEQNEDEIKTKESKRAKRKAHQSDSESASSEELSKSKSKSKIKRKEKGTSKRNKKLKKESSSSDSDSEESSSSESEEDRKKKSKKNAKKKLAKKSRKKRARSSSSDSSSEEEVKHKASKTKQKNVVDESDVDKKSKKRAKDASSERSRSEKVENKLKSKKVDSEDSQDDSSDTDAKSKKKNPKRDTSSSEKDPKRGKKTDSIKEKALSPEVAKLKKVEDKPAKVKVDDAKPKSRDENEKKPKKREKEESSSESDQVSKKKARKKVTDSESDSDSDEPKKSKKNKKHKKHSKKHKKHKKHKKSSKKKEDSSDSDEAEEEEEEGKVNNEDLEKKLRERALKSMKKQTSVSGSD; this comes from the exons ATGATGATGTATACG GGAACTAGTACAGAGCAGGACACCCGCTTCAGTGACAAGGAGAAGAAGCTGATGAAGCAAATGAAGTTTGGAGATTGCCTCACTCAGCAG GTTGACATGTCAAAAGTGAAGCTCGACGTGCTGAAGCCGTGGATCACTCAAAAGATAACAGAAATTCTAAACATGGAAGATGATGTTGTCATTGAATATGTCACCAACCAGCTTGAAGAAAAG TTCCCATGCCCAAAGAAAATGCAGATCAACTTGACTGGATTCCTAAATGGAAAGAACGCACGCCTTTTCATGGGAGAGTTATGGGAGCTGTTGCTGAGCGCGCAGGCCAGTGAAAACGGTATACCCGAATCATTTACTCagcagaagaaagaagaaataaagaaGAGAATG GAGGAGCAGCAGAACAAGGACAAAGACAAGGAGCGACGGAGATCGAGGTCCCGGTCGCGTTCCCGGCGCCGCTCTCGCGACCGACGGCGCTCGCGAACTCGTTCTCGTGATCGTTCCAGTGACAGAAA GCATCGTAACGGCGGAAGTCCGCGTCGATCGAGACGGCGCAGCAGCCCGATCAGAGACAAGGTCAGCCCTGCGAAAACTGAACCGGAAACCAAAG ctCCAAGTGTAGCAGAGAACGGTAAGTCACCAGAAAAGAATGAAGAAGAGGTTAAAGAAGAACCAGTTCAGAATAATTCTCCAACTGTCAATGAACCTGTCAATGATGAAAACAAGGAACCAACCATAACACAGAACGTTGAAGAGAAATCTGAAGTTGAAGGTCAGAAATCTAGATCTGTGTCACCTGCTAA gtCAACGGACGAGAAAGAGAAAACCAATGATGAGAAACCTGCTGATAAGTCGCGCCGATCATCTAGCGAAAGACGCTCGTCTTCAGCTTCATCCC GTGGCAGTGTGAAGAAGAGATCGTCACATAAAAAACGACAATACCGTTCGAATCGTGATTCTTCTACAAGTGTTAGCCCTAGGCGCAGCTCCCGAAGAGAAAG gaGTAAATCTCGCCGTAGGAGCAGCCGACGTAGGTCGTTAGATCGTCGTGAGAGGGAAAGAGAAcgggagagagaaagagaacgCGAACGTGAAAGAGAGCGACGACGCCGTGAACGAGAACGGCGTGAGag GTCGAGAGAACGTCGACGATCGCTTGAAAGACGCAGACGGTCGCGTTCACGCTCTCGACGACGTTCAAGAGACAG GTCTCGAGACCGTCGCCGCTCCCGTTCACGTCGCAGGTCGCGGTCGAGGCGTCGCTCAGGACGCAGGTCACGCGACCGACGCTCACGTGATCGCCGCTCCAAAGACCGCCGCTCACGAGATAAGTCCAG AGAGCGGAAATCGCGCGATCGCTCCAGGAGATCCAGGGACAGGAAATCTCGCGATAGAAGGTCTAGCGATATTATCAAGGAGCGTTTAGAGAAATCTGTCTCGATTCCGAGAAAAG aaaataatgaCAAATTACCCAAAAAGCCTGAGCACCTGCCTATTCCGCGTGAGCAATCTAAAGAGCGCATTATATCTAGCACAAGCCGAGAATCATCAGTAGCTGTTGAAAAACCCCCACCAGAACCTTTTAATGACGGAAAAACCCAGTCAGACCACACTGACGACGAAGAGAAAGAAGATATTGTAAATATTCCAAACCTGCGTGAATACTCAAAAAGTCTTTCACGCACTCCATCACCGTTCTTGCGAAGACATGAAATTGACAAAAATAAGAAATCTGATGAAGTTTCGGGAAAAGAGCAGAATGAGGACGAAATAAAAACCAAGGAATCCAAAAGAGCTAAACGTAAAGCCCATCAATCAGATTCTGAAAGTGCGAGTAGCGAGGAGCTATCGAAATCCAAAAGTAAGTCCAAAATCAAGCGTAAGGAGAAGGGTACATCTAAGAGAAATAAGAAACTCAAAAAAGAGAGCTCTTCTAGCGATAGCGATTCTGAGGAATCTTCTTCTAGTGAATCTGAAGAAGATAGGAAGAAGAAAAGCAAAAAGAATGCTAAAAAGAAGTTGGCCAAGAAATCAAGAAAGAAAAGAGCTCGCTCGTCGAGCTCCGACTCCAGTTCGGAAGAAGAAGTTAAACACAAGGCTTcaaagacaaaacaaaaaaatgtcgtCGACGAATCTGATGTTGATAAGAAGTCTAAAAAACGCGCCAAGGATGCGAGTAGCGAAAGGTCAAGGTCTGAGAAAGTTGAAAACAAGCTCAAGTCCAAAAAAGTCGATTCTGAGGATTCCCAAGATGATAGTTCGGATACTGATGCAAAATCTAAGAAGAAAAACCCTAAACGTGATACTTCTAGTTCAGAAAAAGACCCAAAACGCGGTAAAAAAACTGACTCTATTAAGGAAAAAGCCTTATCACCAGAAGTTGCTAAATTAAAGAAAGTAGAGGATAAACCAGCAAAAGTGAAAGTAGACGATGCTAAACCTAAATCTCGTGACGAAAACGAGAAAAAACCTAAAAAGAGGGAAAAGGAAGAGTCCTCTTCTGAAAGTGACCAGGTGTCAAAGAAGAAAGCAAGGAAGAAGGTAACAGACTCAGAGTCAGATTCAGACAGTGATGAACCTAAGAAATCCAAGAAAAATAAGAAACATAAGAAGCATTCTAAAAAGCATAAGAAACACAAGAAGCATAAGAAATCATCAAAGAAAAAAGAGGATTCTTCTGATAGCGATGAAGCCGAGGAAGAAGAGGAAGAAGGAAAAGTTAATAACGAAGATTTGGAAAAGAAACTGAGAGAGAGAGCATTGAAGTCGATGAAGAAACAAACTAGTGTTTCTGGATCCGATTAG
- the LOC101735812 gene encoding serine/arginine repetitive matrix protein 1 isoform X2, which translates to MMMYTGTSTEQDTRFSDKEKKLMKQMKFGDCLTQQVDMSKVKLDVLKPWITQKITEILNMEDDVVIEYVTNQLEEKFPCPKKMQINLTGFLNGKNARLFMGELWELLLSAQASENGIPESFTQQKKEEIKKRMEEQQNKDKDKERRRSRSRSRSRRRSRDRRRSRTRSRDRSSDRKHRNGGSPRRSRRRSSPIRDKVSPAKTEPETKAPSVAENGKSPEKNEEEVKEEPVQNNSPTVNEPVNDENKEPTITQNVEEKSEVEGQKSRSVSPAKSTDEKEKTNDEKPADKSRRSSSERRSSSASSRGSVKKRSSHKKRQYRSNRDSSTSVSPRRSSRRERSKSRRRSSRRRSLDRRERERERERERERERERERRRRERERRERSRDRRRSRSRRRSRSRRRSGRRSRDRRSRDRRSKDRRSRDKSRERKSRDRSRRSRDRKSRDRRSSDIIKERLEKSVSIPRKENNDKLPKKPEHLPIPREQSKERIISSTSRESSVAVEKPPPEPFNDGKTQSDHTDDEEKEDIVNIPNLREYSKSLSRTPSPFLRRHEIDKNKKSDEVSGKEQNEDEIKTKESKRAKRKAHQSDSESASSEELSKSKSKSKIKRKEKGTSKRNKKLKKESSSSDSDSEESSSSESEEDRKKKSKKNAKKKLAKKSRKKRARSSSSDSSSEEEVKHKASKTKQKNVVDESDVDKKSKKRAKDASSERSRSEKVENKLKSKKVDSEDSQDDSSDTDAKSKKKNPKRDTSSSEKDPKRGKKTDSIKEKALSPEVAKLKKVEDKPAKVKVDDAKPKSRDENEKKPKKREKEESSSESDQVSKKKARKKVTDSESDSDSDEPKKSKKNKKHKKHSKKHKKHKKHKKSSKKKEDSSDSDEAEEEEEEGKVNNEDLEKKLRERALKSMKKQTSVSGSD; encoded by the exons ATGATGATGTATACG GGAACTAGTACAGAGCAGGACACCCGCTTCAGTGACAAGGAGAAGAAGCTGATGAAGCAAATGAAGTTTGGAGATTGCCTCACTCAGCAG GTTGACATGTCAAAAGTGAAGCTCGACGTGCTGAAGCCGTGGATCACTCAAAAGATAACAGAAATTCTAAACATGGAAGATGATGTTGTCATTGAATATGTCACCAACCAGCTTGAAGAAAAG TTCCCATGCCCAAAGAAAATGCAGATCAACTTGACTGGATTCCTAAATGGAAAGAACGCACGCCTTTTCATGGGAGAGTTATGGGAGCTGTTGCTGAGCGCGCAGGCCAGTGAAAACGGTATACCCGAATCATTTACTCagcagaagaaagaagaaataaagaaGAGAATG GAGGAGCAGCAGAACAAGGACAAAGACAAGGAGCGACGGAGATCGAGGTCCCGGTCGCGTTCCCGGCGCCGCTCTCGCGACCGACGGCGCTCGCGAACTCGTTCTCGTGATCGTTCCAGTGACAGAAA GCATCGTAACGGCGGAAGTCCGCGTCGATCGAGACGGCGCAGCAGCCCGATCAGAGACAAGGTCAGCCCTGCGAAAACTGAACCGGAAACCAAAG ctCCAAGTGTAGCAGAGAACGGTAAGTCACCAGAAAAGAATGAAGAAGAGGTTAAAGAAGAACCAGTTCAGAATAATTCTCCAACTGTCAATGAACCTGTCAATGATGAAAACAAGGAACCAACCATAACACAGAACGTTGAAGAGAAATCTGAAGTTGAAGGTCAGAAATCTAGATCTGTGTCACCTGCTAA gtCAACGGACGAGAAAGAGAAAACCAATGATGAGAAACCTGCTGATAAGTCGCGCCGATCATCTAGCGAAAGACGCTCGTCTTCAGCTTCATCCC GTGGCAGTGTGAAGAAGAGATCGTCACATAAAAAACGACAATACCGTTCGAATCGTGATTCTTCTACAAGTGTTAGCCCTAGGCGCAGCTCCCGAAGAGAAAG gaGTAAATCTCGCCGTAGGAGCAGCCGACGTAGGTCGTTAGATCGTCGTGAGAGGGAAAGAGAAcgggagagagaaagagaacgCGAACGTGAAAGAGAGCGACGACGCCGTGAACGAGAACGGCGTGAGag GTCTCGAGACCGTCGCCGCTCCCGTTCACGTCGCAGGTCGCGGTCGAGGCGTCGCTCAGGACGCAGGTCACGCGACCGACGCTCACGTGATCGCCGCTCCAAAGACCGCCGCTCACGAGATAAGTCCAG AGAGCGGAAATCGCGCGATCGCTCCAGGAGATCCAGGGACAGGAAATCTCGCGATAGAAGGTCTAGCGATATTATCAAGGAGCGTTTAGAGAAATCTGTCTCGATTCCGAGAAAAG aaaataatgaCAAATTACCCAAAAAGCCTGAGCACCTGCCTATTCCGCGTGAGCAATCTAAAGAGCGCATTATATCTAGCACAAGCCGAGAATCATCAGTAGCTGTTGAAAAACCCCCACCAGAACCTTTTAATGACGGAAAAACCCAGTCAGACCACACTGACGACGAAGAGAAAGAAGATATTGTAAATATTCCAAACCTGCGTGAATACTCAAAAAGTCTTTCACGCACTCCATCACCGTTCTTGCGAAGACATGAAATTGACAAAAATAAGAAATCTGATGAAGTTTCGGGAAAAGAGCAGAATGAGGACGAAATAAAAACCAAGGAATCCAAAAGAGCTAAACGTAAAGCCCATCAATCAGATTCTGAAAGTGCGAGTAGCGAGGAGCTATCGAAATCCAAAAGTAAGTCCAAAATCAAGCGTAAGGAGAAGGGTACATCTAAGAGAAATAAGAAACTCAAAAAAGAGAGCTCTTCTAGCGATAGCGATTCTGAGGAATCTTCTTCTAGTGAATCTGAAGAAGATAGGAAGAAGAAAAGCAAAAAGAATGCTAAAAAGAAGTTGGCCAAGAAATCAAGAAAGAAAAGAGCTCGCTCGTCGAGCTCCGACTCCAGTTCGGAAGAAGAAGTTAAACACAAGGCTTcaaagacaaaacaaaaaaatgtcgtCGACGAATCTGATGTTGATAAGAAGTCTAAAAAACGCGCCAAGGATGCGAGTAGCGAAAGGTCAAGGTCTGAGAAAGTTGAAAACAAGCTCAAGTCCAAAAAAGTCGATTCTGAGGATTCCCAAGATGATAGTTCGGATACTGATGCAAAATCTAAGAAGAAAAACCCTAAACGTGATACTTCTAGTTCAGAAAAAGACCCAAAACGCGGTAAAAAAACTGACTCTATTAAGGAAAAAGCCTTATCACCAGAAGTTGCTAAATTAAAGAAAGTAGAGGATAAACCAGCAAAAGTGAAAGTAGACGATGCTAAACCTAAATCTCGTGACGAAAACGAGAAAAAACCTAAAAAGAGGGAAAAGGAAGAGTCCTCTTCTGAAAGTGACCAGGTGTCAAAGAAGAAAGCAAGGAAGAAGGTAACAGACTCAGAGTCAGATTCAGACAGTGATGAACCTAAGAAATCCAAGAAAAATAAGAAACATAAGAAGCATTCTAAAAAGCATAAGAAACACAAGAAGCATAAGAAATCATCAAAGAAAAAAGAGGATTCTTCTGATAGCGATGAAGCCGAGGAAGAAGAGGAAGAAGGAAAAGTTAATAACGAAGATTTGGAAAAGAAACTGAGAGAGAGAGCATTGAAGTCGATGAAGAAACAAACTAGTGTTTCTGGATCCGATTAG
- the LOC101735812 gene encoding peptidyl-prolyl cis-trans isomerase G isoform X4 translates to MMLSLNMSPTSLKKSAPSKSSPQGAASSPTLPASYALSEALSISAFPCPKKMQINLTGFLNGKNARLFMGELWELLLSAQASENGIPESFTQQKKEEIKKRMEEQQNKDKDKERRRSRSRSRSRRRSRDRRRSRTRSRDRSSDRKHRNGGSPRRSRRRSSPIRDKVSPAKTEPETKAPSVAENGKSPEKNEEEVKEEPVQNNSPTVNEPVNDENKEPTITQNVEEKSEVEGQKSRSVSPAKSTDEKEKTNDEKPADKSRRSSSERRSSSASSRGSVKKRSSHKKRQYRSNRDSSTSVSPRRSSRRERSKSRRRSSRRRSLDRRERERERERERERERERERRRRERERRERSRDRRRSRSRRRSRSRRRSGRRSRDRRSRDRRSKDRRSRDKSRERKSRDRSRRSRDRKSRDRRSSDIIKERLEKSVSIPRKENNDKLPKKPEHLPIPREQSKERIISSTSRESSVAVEKPPPEPFNDGKTQSDHTDDEEKEDIVNIPNLREYSKSLSRTPSPFLRRHEIDKNKKSDEVSGKEQNEDEIKTKESKRAKRKAHQSDSESASSEELSKSKSKSKIKRKEKGTSKRNKKLKKESSSSDSDSEESSSSESEEDRKKKSKKNAKKKLAKKSRKKRARSSSSDSSSEEEVKHKASKTKQKNVVDESDVDKKSKKRAKDASSERSRSEKVENKLKSKKVDSEDSQDDSSDTDAKSKKKNPKRDTSSSEKDPKRGKKTDSIKEKALSPEVAKLKKVEDKPAKVKVDDAKPKSRDENEKKPKKREKEESSSESDQVSKKKARKKVTDSESDSDSDEPKKSKKNKKHKKHSKKHKKHKKHKKSSKKKEDSSDSDEAEEEEEEGKVNNEDLEKKLRERALKSMKKQTSVSGSD, encoded by the exons ATGATGTTGTCATTGAATATGTCACCAACCAGCTTGAAGAAAAG CGCGCCGTCGAAGTCATCCCCGCAAGGTGCTGCCAGCTCCCCGACGCTGCCTGCTAGCTACGCTCTTTCGGAGGCCCTTAGCATATCTGCG TTCCCATGCCCAAAGAAAATGCAGATCAACTTGACTGGATTCCTAAATGGAAAGAACGCACGCCTTTTCATGGGAGAGTTATGGGAGCTGTTGCTGAGCGCGCAGGCCAGTGAAAACGGTATACCCGAATCATTTACTCagcagaagaaagaagaaataaagaaGAGAATG GAGGAGCAGCAGAACAAGGACAAAGACAAGGAGCGACGGAGATCGAGGTCCCGGTCGCGTTCCCGGCGCCGCTCTCGCGACCGACGGCGCTCGCGAACTCGTTCTCGTGATCGTTCCAGTGACAGAAA GCATCGTAACGGCGGAAGTCCGCGTCGATCGAGACGGCGCAGCAGCCCGATCAGAGACAAGGTCAGCCCTGCGAAAACTGAACCGGAAACCAAAG ctCCAAGTGTAGCAGAGAACGGTAAGTCACCAGAAAAGAATGAAGAAGAGGTTAAAGAAGAACCAGTTCAGAATAATTCTCCAACTGTCAATGAACCTGTCAATGATGAAAACAAGGAACCAACCATAACACAGAACGTTGAAGAGAAATCTGAAGTTGAAGGTCAGAAATCTAGATCTGTGTCACCTGCTAA gtCAACGGACGAGAAAGAGAAAACCAATGATGAGAAACCTGCTGATAAGTCGCGCCGATCATCTAGCGAAAGACGCTCGTCTTCAGCTTCATCCC GTGGCAGTGTGAAGAAGAGATCGTCACATAAAAAACGACAATACCGTTCGAATCGTGATTCTTCTACAAGTGTTAGCCCTAGGCGCAGCTCCCGAAGAGAAAG gaGTAAATCTCGCCGTAGGAGCAGCCGACGTAGGTCGTTAGATCGTCGTGAGAGGGAAAGAGAAcgggagagagaaagagaacgCGAACGTGAAAGAGAGCGACGACGCCGTGAACGAGAACGGCGTGAGag GTCTCGAGACCGTCGCCGCTCCCGTTCACGTCGCAGGTCGCGGTCGAGGCGTCGCTCAGGACGCAGGTCACGCGACCGACGCTCACGTGATCGCCGCTCCAAAGACCGCCGCTCACGAGATAAGTCCAG AGAGCGGAAATCGCGCGATCGCTCCAGGAGATCCAGGGACAGGAAATCTCGCGATAGAAGGTCTAGCGATATTATCAAGGAGCGTTTAGAGAAATCTGTCTCGATTCCGAGAAAAG aaaataatgaCAAATTACCCAAAAAGCCTGAGCACCTGCCTATTCCGCGTGAGCAATCTAAAGAGCGCATTATATCTAGCACAAGCCGAGAATCATCAGTAGCTGTTGAAAAACCCCCACCAGAACCTTTTAATGACGGAAAAACCCAGTCAGACCACACTGACGACGAAGAGAAAGAAGATATTGTAAATATTCCAAACCTGCGTGAATACTCAAAAAGTCTTTCACGCACTCCATCACCGTTCTTGCGAAGACATGAAATTGACAAAAATAAGAAATCTGATGAAGTTTCGGGAAAAGAGCAGAATGAGGACGAAATAAAAACCAAGGAATCCAAAAGAGCTAAACGTAAAGCCCATCAATCAGATTCTGAAAGTGCGAGTAGCGAGGAGCTATCGAAATCCAAAAGTAAGTCCAAAATCAAGCGTAAGGAGAAGGGTACATCTAAGAGAAATAAGAAACTCAAAAAAGAGAGCTCTTCTAGCGATAGCGATTCTGAGGAATCTTCTTCTAGTGAATCTGAAGAAGATAGGAAGAAGAAAAGCAAAAAGAATGCTAAAAAGAAGTTGGCCAAGAAATCAAGAAAGAAAAGAGCTCGCTCGTCGAGCTCCGACTCCAGTTCGGAAGAAGAAGTTAAACACAAGGCTTcaaagacaaaacaaaaaaatgtcgtCGACGAATCTGATGTTGATAAGAAGTCTAAAAAACGCGCCAAGGATGCGAGTAGCGAAAGGTCAAGGTCTGAGAAAGTTGAAAACAAGCTCAAGTCCAAAAAAGTCGATTCTGAGGATTCCCAAGATGATAGTTCGGATACTGATGCAAAATCTAAGAAGAAAAACCCTAAACGTGATACTTCTAGTTCAGAAAAAGACCCAAAACGCGGTAAAAAAACTGACTCTATTAAGGAAAAAGCCTTATCACCAGAAGTTGCTAAATTAAAGAAAGTAGAGGATAAACCAGCAAAAGTGAAAGTAGACGATGCTAAACCTAAATCTCGTGACGAAAACGAGAAAAAACCTAAAAAGAGGGAAAAGGAAGAGTCCTCTTCTGAAAGTGACCAGGTGTCAAAGAAGAAAGCAAGGAAGAAGGTAACAGACTCAGAGTCAGATTCAGACAGTGATGAACCTAAGAAATCCAAGAAAAATAAGAAACATAAGAAGCATTCTAAAAAGCATAAGAAACACAAGAAGCATAAGAAATCATCAAAGAAAAAAGAGGATTCTTCTGATAGCGATGAAGCCGAGGAAGAAGAGGAAGAAGGAAAAGTTAATAACGAAGATTTGGAAAAGAAACTGAGAGAGAGAGCATTGAAGTCGATGAAGAAACAAACTAGTGTTTCTGGATCCGATTAG